Proteins from one Hydrogenivirga caldilitoris genomic window:
- a CDS encoding Ni/Fe hydrogenase, with the protein MNLLWLQGLTCSGNTQSFLCAENPSADEVLGMFEVLFCPFSSWEVDMEEVILKLLRRREELNVLILEGAVGGSDHRVCKRSFAEVVRELSRRADYVIALGNCAVFGNIPAKYDQEVKGLQYRFKQMGGVLGRDFRSRSGLPVINLSGCPAHPSWLSYVLLQILSQRKIELDELGRPKELYAYLTHHGCIRNEYFEWKVEAEELGKKEGCLFYYFGCKGPMTHSSCNRILWNGLSSKTRVGMPCVGCTEYDFPREGMLETRHLMGIPDELPLGVSKRGYILISGIAKTFAPERLKKRLMDEDSKETAQQD; encoded by the coding sequence ATGAATCTCTTATGGCTCCAAGGGCTTACCTGTAGCGGGAATACCCAGTCTTTCCTATGTGCTGAGAACCCCTCTGCGGACGAGGTCCTCGGTATGTTTGAGGTGCTCTTCTGTCCTTTCTCCAGCTGGGAAGTAGATATGGAAGAGGTTATCCTAAAGCTCCTTAGGAGGAGAGAGGAGCTTAACGTTCTTATACTTGAAGGTGCGGTTGGTGGGAGTGACCATAGAGTCTGCAAGAGGTCTTTTGCAGAGGTGGTAAGGGAACTTTCCAGAAGGGCAGACTATGTTATAGCTCTCGGTAACTGCGCAGTTTTTGGTAACATACCTGCCAAGTATGACCAAGAGGTAAAGGGTCTCCAGTACCGGTTCAAACAGATGGGAGGTGTCTTGGGAAGAGATTTTCGTTCCCGTTCTGGACTTCCAGTTATAAACCTCTCAGGTTGTCCGGCTCACCCCTCATGGTTGTCCTATGTTCTTCTGCAGATACTTTCGCAGAGAAAAATAGAACTTGATGAACTAGGCAGACCTAAGGAGTTATATGCCTATCTTACCCATCATGGTTGTATTAGGAACGAGTACTTTGAGTGGAAGGTTGAGGCAGAGGAGTTGGGTAAAAAGGAGGGCTGTCTCTTTTATTACTTTGGTTGCAAGGGACCCATGACACACTCCTCCTGCAACAGGATACTCTGGAACGGCTTGAGTTCAAAGACAAGGGTTGGGATGCCCTGTGTGGGCTGTACAGAGTATGACTTTCCCCGTGAGGGGATGCTTGAAACCAGGCACCTTATGGGCATACCTGATGAGCTTCCCCTGGGAGTTTCCAAGAGAGGATACATACTTATATCTGGAATAGCCAAGACCTTTGCCCCAGAAAGGTTAAAAAAGAGGCTTATGGATGAAGATTCAAAGGAAACTGCTCAACAGGATTGA
- a CDS encoding nickel-dependent hydrogenase large subunit yields the protein MKIQRKLLNRIEGEVELKLLWDSGRIKDAFVCAPNYRGFEKLLVGRPYLDAVVITPRICGICGHAHLMASVEAIEDAYRKAGFKVELSDKAQRIRKLTLTCEFLQNHLRWFYLYLMPDIIKLEPNLRELYEPLKGSVWTEALKASNLPVKVIALFGGQWPHTSYAVPGGVVCDPTGWELVQAEFLLRKLKEFFEERLLGMTFENYLSLKGEEYLEKLGGDMRVFCEVAIDHGLHEAGASYDRFLSGGNFLPGVTSGVLSENGKKFSFEVSKVSENEDFSFFSKRKEAYTWSKAARYEGLPYETGPLARQLMSGNEIIKNLYGKYGSSVLVRVLARLDEGAKLLKEALVLLSGIKLNEPSWIKPPLETKNFSGKGVGVIEASRGTLIHEIEINQGKIKSYNVITPTVWNLGPRDGKYLGVVERAVVGMASELKAEIVVRSFDVCSVCTSH from the coding sequence ATGAAGATTCAAAGGAAACTGCTCAACAGGATTGAGGGTGAAGTTGAGCTGAAGCTACTCTGGGACAGTGGCAGGATAAAGGATGCTTTTGTGTGTGCTCCCAATTACAGAGGTTTTGAAAAACTCCTGGTTGGGAGACCGTATCTGGATGCGGTCGTAATAACGCCCCGTATATGTGGTATATGCGGGCATGCCCATCTCATGGCCAGTGTGGAAGCTATAGAAGACGCTTACAGAAAGGCTGGTTTTAAAGTTGAGCTATCGGATAAAGCTCAGAGGATAAGGAAACTCACCTTAACTTGCGAGTTCCTCCAGAACCATCTGAGGTGGTTTTATCTATACCTGATGCCCGACATTATCAAGCTTGAACCCAACCTCAGAGAGCTCTATGAACCCCTCAAGGGAAGTGTCTGGACAGAAGCTCTGAAGGCGAGCAACCTGCCTGTAAAGGTTATAGCCCTCTTTGGGGGACAGTGGCCCCATACATCCTATGCTGTGCCGGGCGGTGTTGTATGTGATCCCACAGGGTGGGAGCTTGTCCAAGCGGAGTTTCTTCTTAGGAAGCTGAAGGAATTCTTTGAGGAAAGACTTTTAGGTATGACCTTTGAGAATTACCTTTCCCTCAAGGGTGAAGAGTATTTAGAGAAACTCGGCGGAGACATGAGGGTTTTTTGTGAGGTAGCCATTGACCATGGGCTTCACGAAGCAGGAGCCAGCTACGATAGGTTCCTGTCCGGAGGCAACTTTCTACCGGGAGTCACCAGCGGTGTTCTCTCAGAAAATGGGAAAAAGTTTAGCTTTGAAGTATCAAAGGTGTCTGAGAATGAGGACTTCAGCTTTTTCAGTAAACGGAAAGAGGCTTACACCTGGTCTAAGGCTGCAAGGTATGAAGGGCTTCCCTATGAAACTGGACCGCTTGCCAGGCAACTGATGTCAGGTAACGAGATTATAAAAAACTTATATGGCAAGTATGGCAGCTCTGTGCTCGTCAGAGTTCTTGCTAGACTGGATGAAGGTGCAAAACTTCTAAAGGAAGCGCTTGTTCTTCTTTCAGGCATAAAACTGAATGAACCCTCCTGGATAAAACCTCCTCTTGAGACAAAGAACTTCAGCGGTAAAGGAGTTGGTGTCATAGAAGCCTCTCGGGGAACCCTAATACACGAGATAGAGATAAACCAGGGAAAGATAAAAAGCTACAACGTGATAACACCAACGGTCTGGAATTTGGGACCAAGGGACGGGAAGTATCTTGGAGTGGTTGAGAGAGCTGTCGTGGGAATGGCTTCAGAACTCAAAGCCGAGATAGTTGTGAGAAGTTTTGACGTATGCTCAGTTTGTACCTCTCACTGA
- the polX gene encoding DNA polymerase/3'-5' exonuclease PolX translates to MHKNNKELARIFEKIADILEFLGDNIYRVNTYRRAANLISELPDDIEELYKRGKLSKLPGIGSSTVLKIEEFLRTGTVKKYEDLRKKVPEDLLELMDVPGIGPKTLKVAYEKLNVRTKEDFLRVLKDGSLAKLPGFGSKKVENILKGIELWKSSQERISLLDAYPIAQELLEYMKKEEAIKDISVAGSLRRMKETIGDIDILVSADRKDWSKIHEHFVKYMEVDKILAKGETKSSVVLRNGRQADLRTVEPLSWGAALQYFTGSKEHNVRVRDIAKEKGLKVNEYGVFRADTEERLGGETEEEVYELVGMQWVPPEIRENWGEIELALEGKLPKLIEFEEIKGDFHVHTNWSDGINPIEEVVEHAYRLGYSYIVIGDHSQSARVANGLTPERYLQQWKLIDKLNELYNPKGFYILKGCEVDILPDGSLDLPNELLEGFDFVVASIHSRFNQDNTYRILKAMENPYVNLIGHPTGKAYGQREGYPLDMDKVIEFAKETGTALEINTFRIDLSPENIRRCVERGVTMAVVTDAHSVTHLSYIRIGVGIARRGWAPPELILNTKDLKQVRDFVQRKRKNLARAK, encoded by the coding sequence ATGCACAAAAACAACAAAGAGCTTGCAAGGATATTTGAGAAGATAGCTGACATACTGGAATTCTTGGGAGACAATATTTATAGGGTCAACACTTACAGGCGAGCTGCAAACCTCATATCGGAGTTACCTGATGATATTGAGGAGCTTTACAAAAGGGGAAAGCTTTCAAAGCTTCCTGGGATAGGGTCTTCAACGGTACTGAAGATAGAGGAGTTCCTGAGAACTGGGACAGTGAAGAAGTACGAGGACCTCAGAAAGAAGGTTCCTGAAGACCTTTTAGAGCTAATGGACGTTCCTGGAATAGGACCAAAAACCTTAAAGGTAGCCTACGAGAAACTCAATGTGAGAACCAAAGAAGACTTCCTAAGGGTCTTGAAGGACGGCTCGCTGGCTAAACTTCCTGGGTTTGGCTCAAAAAAGGTTGAGAACATACTGAAAGGTATAGAGCTATGGAAGAGTTCTCAAGAGAGGATATCCCTTTTGGACGCCTATCCAATAGCCCAGGAACTGCTGGAGTACATGAAGAAAGAGGAAGCCATAAAGGACATATCGGTGGCGGGAAGCCTAAGAAGGATGAAGGAAACTATAGGTGATATAGACATCCTCGTTTCCGCAGACAGGAAAGACTGGTCTAAGATACACGAACACTTTGTAAAGTATATGGAGGTTGATAAAATCCTTGCGAAGGGGGAGACCAAGTCAAGCGTTGTTCTCAGAAACGGACGCCAGGCGGACCTTAGAACCGTTGAACCTTTGAGCTGGGGTGCCGCACTACAGTATTTCACTGGTTCAAAGGAGCACAATGTAAGGGTAAGGGATATAGCCAAAGAGAAAGGTTTAAAGGTTAACGAATACGGTGTATTCAGAGCGGATACAGAGGAGAGGCTGGGAGGAGAGACGGAAGAGGAAGTTTACGAACTCGTCGGTATGCAATGGGTCCCTCCGGAGATAAGGGAAAACTGGGGTGAGATAGAGTTAGCCCTTGAGGGAAAGTTACCGAAACTCATTGAGTTTGAGGAGATAAAGGGGGATTTCCACGTACATACCAACTGGAGTGATGGTATAAACCCTATTGAAGAGGTGGTAGAACATGCTTACAGGCTCGGTTACAGTTACATAGTGATAGGAGACCACTCTCAGAGTGCACGGGTGGCAAATGGGCTAACCCCTGAAAGATACCTTCAGCAATGGAAACTTATAGACAAGCTGAATGAACTTTACAATCCAAAAGGCTTTTATATACTCAAGGGGTGCGAGGTAGACATACTCCCGGATGGTTCGTTAGACCTTCCCAATGAACTCCTGGAAGGGTTTGACTTCGTCGTAGCTTCTATACATTCAAGGTTCAACCAGGACAATACCTACAGGATACTGAAGGCTATGGAGAATCCCTATGTAAATCTGATAGGACATCCAACCGGTAAGGCTTACGGGCAAAGGGAAGGTTACCCTCTGGACATGGATAAGGTTATAGAGTTTGCAAAGGAAACAGGAACCGCCCTTGAGATAAATACCTTCAGGATTGACCTCTCCCCTGAAAATATAAGGAGGTGCGTAGAAAGGGGTGTTACGATGGCAGTGGTGACGGATGCTCACTCGGTAACCCATCTTTCCTATATCAGAATTGGTGTTGGGATAGCCCGCAGAGGTTGGGCACCTCCGGAGCTTATCCTTAACACTAAGGACTTGAAACAGGTGAGGGATTTTGTTCAAAGGAAAAGGAAGAATTTAGCGAGAGCGAAGTGA
- the lpdA gene encoding dihydrolipoyl dehydrogenase, translating into MEVDLVIIGAGSGGYEAGIYAYRRGMRTVLVELSPDSVGGNCLNRGCIPSKYMRHGAYLLEKFEKMDRWGILPKGYDLDYRKLMEGRDDVVVTIRESFKKFAAQINLPILYGRGVIKDPNTVFVEGAEETIKTKFILVATGSRPVGVGNLIPDGRYVVDTDQIWDIDFIPKRLLIVGGGAVGVEFAFIFNRYGSKVTLVELQRRLLPSDDIPEDSGRYLGRKLKQLGVEVKTKTTLESWEKTNSGVRAKLSDGSELEADFILLAVGRSPNTSGFGLEELGIEMDSKGFVRVNEFSQTNVPNVYACGDITSPLMLAHKAMYEGKIAVNHMLGGRDWKREDRIIPKIIYSAFEVASVGLTEEQAEDEDREVVVGVTSFVPNPKAMDDGENEGFVRIVADEDTGEILGCHIVGPHAGELIHQIVHMMRDHKDVEFASKSMYSHPSLSEAIGQSASEIHYGPITWVKR; encoded by the coding sequence ATGGAAGTTGACCTCGTGATAATAGGTGCGGGAAGCGGCGGATATGAAGCTGGGATATACGCGTACAGAAGAGGTATGAGGACGGTTCTCGTTGAGCTTTCACCCGATTCGGTTGGTGGAAACTGTCTTAACAGAGGTTGCATACCCTCCAAGTACATGAGGCATGGGGCTTACCTCCTTGAGAAGTTTGAAAAGATGGATAGGTGGGGCATACTCCCAAAGGGATATGACCTTGACTACAGGAAGTTGATGGAAGGAAGGGATGATGTGGTCGTTACGATAAGAGAAAGCTTTAAGAAGTTTGCTGCTCAGATAAATCTCCCTATCCTCTATGGAAGAGGTGTGATAAAGGACCCAAACACTGTCTTTGTTGAGGGAGCTGAAGAAACCATAAAGACAAAGTTCATACTGGTGGCAACCGGCTCAAGACCTGTGGGTGTTGGCAACCTTATTCCTGATGGCAGGTATGTTGTTGACACCGATCAGATATGGGACATAGACTTTATACCGAAGAGGCTTCTGATCGTTGGCGGTGGAGCTGTAGGTGTTGAATTTGCCTTTATCTTCAACAGATACGGGTCTAAGGTGACTCTTGTTGAGCTTCAAAGGAGACTGCTACCATCGGATGACATACCTGAGGACTCAGGCAGGTACCTCGGTAGGAAACTAAAACAGCTTGGCGTTGAGGTAAAGACTAAGACCACCCTTGAGAGTTGGGAGAAGACCAACAGCGGTGTAAGGGCAAAACTCTCCGATGGGAGTGAGCTGGAGGCTGACTTCATATTACTTGCCGTTGGGAGGAGTCCAAATACCTCAGGGTTTGGTCTTGAAGAACTGGGTATTGAGATGGACTCAAAAGGCTTTGTTAGGGTAAACGAGTTCTCTCAAACTAACGTCCCAAACGTGTACGCCTGTGGAGACATAACTTCCCCTCTTATGCTTGCCCATAAAGCTATGTACGAAGGTAAGATAGCTGTAAATCACATGCTTGGTGGAAGAGACTGGAAGAGAGAGGACAGAATAATACCTAAAATTATATACTCTGCCTTTGAAGTAGCAAGCGTTGGCCTCACCGAGGAACAGGCTGAGGATGAAGACCGTGAAGTAGTTGTAGGTGTCACATCCTTTGTCCCCAACCCAAAGGCTATGGATGACGGTGAAAATGAGGGTTTTGTGAGGATAGTAGCCGATGAAGATACGGGAGAGATACTGGGATGTCACATAGTTGGTCCTCACGCTGGTGAGCTGATACACCAGATAGTACATATGATGAGAGACCACAAAGATGTAGAGTTTGCATCAAAGAGCATGTATTCTCATCCGTCCCTATCGGAAGCTATAGGTCAGAGTGCATCGGAGATACATTACGGACCTATTACCTGGGTTAAGAGGTAA
- a CDS encoding response regulator, producing MKVLLSDSNLITSSKVSSLLKSQGWEVFSASRWTKAKEILQENPDISVAVINLEGFGGLELLENLKKENPEVKVITYCGHMNLPLQSKAQELGADIVVPNSVIVNSAAELVAKLTS from the coding sequence ATGAAGGTGCTTCTATCGGATTCTAACCTTATAACCTCCTCAAAGGTGAGCTCTCTCTTAAAATCCCAGGGTTGGGAGGTGTTCTCAGCAAGCAGGTGGACAAAGGCTAAAGAGATACTTCAAGAAAATCCGGATATAAGCGTAGCCGTGATAAACCTTGAAGGCTTTGGAGGCTTGGAGCTCTTAGAAAACCTCAAAAAGGAAAACCCAGAGGTTAAAGTCATAACCTACTGTGGACACATGAACCTCCCTCTTCAATCAAAGGCACAGGAGCTGGGAGCCGATATAGTTGTACCCAACAGTGTAATAGTCAACTCGGCTGCTGAGCTGGTTGCTAAGCTTACCTCTTAA
- the moeB gene encoding molybdopterin-synthase adenylyltransferase MoeB: MFQFTEEQIKRYARHIILPEVGGKGQEKLLKSKVLVIGAGGLGSPALFYLAAAGVGTIGIVDYDVVDFSNLQRQILHTTERVGVPKVESARKTLELLNPDVKVITYNQMVNKENIMDLIKDYDVVLDGTDNFPTRFLINDACYFAGKPLVSAAMLRFEGQCSVFDFRDKESSPCYRCLFPEPPPPGMVPSCQEAGILGSIGGIMGCIQATEAIKILLGIGEPLVGKLLIMDALSMDFRKVKLRKDPGCPLCGENPTIKELIEYDHTCEARF; the protein is encoded by the coding sequence ATGTTTCAGTTCACGGAAGAGCAGATAAAGAGGTACGCAAGGCACATAATCCTCCCCGAAGTAGGAGGAAAAGGTCAGGAGAAGCTCCTCAAGTCAAAGGTTCTCGTGATAGGAGCTGGAGGTCTTGGCTCTCCTGCGCTCTTCTACCTCGCTGCTGCGGGTGTGGGGACTATAGGCATAGTTGACTACGACGTAGTGGATTTCTCCAACCTTCAGAGGCAGATACTCCACACCACCGAAAGGGTTGGAGTTCCCAAGGTTGAATCTGCCAGAAAGACCCTTGAGCTTCTGAACCCGGACGTCAAAGTTATAACTTACAACCAGATGGTAAACAAAGAAAACATTATGGACCTGATAAAGGACTATGACGTCGTTCTTGACGGGACAGACAACTTCCCCACAAGATTTCTTATAAATGATGCCTGCTACTTCGCAGGAAAGCCGCTTGTATCGGCAGCCATGCTCAGGTTTGAAGGGCAGTGCTCGGTTTTTGACTTCAGGGATAAGGAAAGCTCCCCCTGTTACAGATGTCTCTTTCCTGAGCCTCCACCTCCCGGAATGGTTCCCTCCTGTCAGGAGGCTGGTATCCTCGGGTCAATAGGTGGGATAATGGGGTGCATACAGGCAACGGAAGCTATAAAAATTCTTCTTGGTATCGGAGAACCTCTTGTTGGAAAGCTGTTGATAATGGACGCACTGTCCATGGACTTCAGGAAGGTAAAACTAAGGAAAGACCCCGGATGTCCCCTCTGTGGAGAGAACCCTACCATCAAAGAGCTTATTGAGTATGACCACACCTGTGAGGCAAGGTTCTAA
- the hemC gene encoding hydroxymethylbilane synthase, giving the protein MKLRIGTRKSKLALWQANFVKDFLERKWGVQVDLVKITTTGDKILDSPLAKIGGKGLFVKEIEQALMEGKIDLAVHSLKDVPMVIPEGLTLGAVTERENPYDVLLSRNRERLSELPEGAKVGTSSLRRQVQIKRLRRDLRVEVLRGNVDTRVRKLKEGQYEAIVLAYAAVKRMGYEEEIAEVLDYFIPAVGQGSLAIEIRKGDDETYRLIEPLNHKESYIRAECERAFLRKLEGGCQVPIGAFAVVEGNTVSIRGFISDLEGLKFIEGEERGSCEEAREVGERLAKNLLDRGGKEILEEIYGG; this is encoded by the coding sequence ATGAAGCTCAGAATAGGAACGAGAAAGAGTAAGCTGGCTCTCTGGCAGGCAAACTTTGTAAAGGACTTCCTTGAAAGGAAGTGGGGTGTTCAGGTTGATTTGGTAAAGATAACAACTACCGGAGATAAGATTCTTGACTCGCCACTTGCAAAGATAGGAGGTAAGGGGCTCTTTGTAAAGGAGATAGAGCAAGCGCTTATGGAGGGCAAGATAGACCTTGCGGTTCACTCCCTTAAAGACGTTCCGATGGTCATCCCGGAAGGTCTCACTCTTGGGGCTGTGACTGAGAGGGAAAACCCTTACGATGTGCTCCTGTCAAGAAACAGGGAGAGGCTATCGGAACTACCAGAGGGTGCAAAGGTTGGAACATCCTCTTTGAGAAGACAGGTTCAGATAAAGAGACTCAGGAGAGACCTCAGGGTAGAGGTCTTGAGGGGAAACGTGGACACAAGGGTAAGAAAGCTGAAAGAGGGTCAGTATGAAGCCATAGTTCTTGCCTACGCTGCTGTGAAGAGGATGGGTTACGAGGAAGAGATAGCGGAGGTTCTTGACTACTTCATACCTGCAGTCGGACAGGGTAGTCTCGCCATAGAGATAAGGAAAGGTGACGATGAGACTTACAGACTCATAGAGCCACTGAACCACAAAGAGAGCTATATAAGAGCTGAGTGTGAAAGAGCCTTCTTGAGGAAGCTTGAAGGTGGATGTCAGGTACCTATAGGTGCCTTTGCCGTAGTAGAGGGTAACACTGTCTCAATAAGGGGTTTCATTTCGGACCTTGAAGGACTTAAATTTATTGAAGGTGAAGAGAGAGGAAGTTGTGAAGAGGCAAGGGAGGTCGGAGAAAGGCTTGCCAAGAACCTTTTGGACAGGGGTGGCAAGGAGATACTTGAGGAAATTTACGGAGGTTAG
- a CDS encoding ATP-binding protein: MKPVGIVLGTKPSNPLEFWVGVESGNYLQLDDVVMVRSRIDGSSQEIRFYGLVHEVQKFLEGVELVYDAQLVNSGIVPANIAYMARIMVTRIEPEIFIPPTPGDPAFRAQGIDLEKALYYDNMKNKIPVGLSRSGDVVYLNYDFLNGREGAHVSISGMSGVATKTSYALFLMYSIFQKADDRSRIHGLIFNVKGKDLLWIDKRNKRFEGKFAQDFKKMGLEPKPFQNVGFFAPPEVPGSDIPATKDRLEGINTYCWSMKEFAQEGLLRFLFAEGDEGTSSLHYVIDRVSEKLQQLAKNSPPDILIDENGREIESLDKLREILQEVIEDKESKTDTDRYREWFGTAATATAYAFLRRFHHAASHCRTLIYGHESKPIKWDRTRLTVVDISDLHGIAKMFVVGSILKKVFKEKEESGNPYPKIFVVLDELNKYAPKDRWSPIKDILLDIAERGRSLGVILIGAQQTASEVEKRIVANAAIKVTGRLDSSEVLSKEYEFLTGNFRQRAIMLKKGSMILYQPDIPNPVMINFPLGPWATKKEEVEEEVHVPEEFDRF, from the coding sequence ATGAAGCCGGTCGGTATAGTGCTTGGAACAAAACCCTCTAACCCTCTTGAGTTCTGGGTTGGAGTTGAGAGTGGTAACTACTTACAGCTTGACGACGTGGTTATGGTTCGTTCAAGGATAGATGGAAGTTCTCAGGAGATAAGGTTTTACGGTCTCGTTCACGAAGTCCAGAAGTTCCTGGAGGGTGTTGAGCTGGTTTACGATGCTCAGCTTGTAAACAGCGGTATAGTCCCTGCAAACATAGCCTATATGGCGAGGATAATGGTAACCAGGATAGAACCGGAGATATTCATACCGCCTACACCGGGGGACCCTGCTTTTAGGGCTCAGGGCATAGACCTTGAGAAAGCCCTTTACTACGACAACATGAAAAACAAGATACCGGTGGGTTTATCAAGGAGCGGAGATGTGGTCTATCTGAACTACGATTTCCTCAATGGAAGGGAGGGTGCCCACGTTTCTATATCTGGCATGTCTGGAGTTGCTACAAAAACCTCCTATGCTCTGTTTCTCATGTACTCAATATTTCAGAAGGCTGACGATAGAAGCAGAATTCACGGGCTTATATTTAACGTTAAAGGGAAAGACCTCCTCTGGATAGATAAGAGAAATAAAAGGTTTGAGGGTAAGTTTGCCCAAGACTTCAAAAAGATGGGGCTTGAACCAAAACCATTCCAGAACGTTGGTTTCTTCGCTCCTCCTGAGGTTCCGGGAAGTGATATTCCAGCGACCAAGGACAGGCTTGAGGGTATAAATACTTACTGCTGGAGTATGAAAGAGTTTGCTCAGGAGGGTTTGCTCAGGTTTCTCTTTGCAGAGGGGGATGAAGGAACTTCATCCCTTCACTACGTTATAGACAGGGTTTCTGAAAAACTTCAGCAGCTTGCCAAGAACAGCCCTCCGGACATACTTATAGACGAAAACGGTAGGGAGATAGAAAGTCTTGATAAACTGAGAGAGATACTTCAGGAAGTTATAGAGGACAAGGAAAGTAAAACAGACACGGACAGATACAGGGAGTGGTTCGGTACCGCTGCCACCGCCACCGCCTATGCTTTTCTCAGGAGGTTTCACCACGCTGCCTCTCATTGCAGAACCCTTATATATGGGCACGAGTCAAAGCCAATAAAGTGGGATAGGACCAGATTGACGGTGGTTGACATATCCGACCTCCATGGTATAGCCAAGATGTTCGTGGTGGGTTCAATATTAAAGAAGGTATTCAAGGAAAAGGAAGAGAGCGGAAACCCTTACCCTAAAATCTTTGTTGTTCTTGACGAACTAAATAAGTACGCCCCGAAGGACAGATGGAGTCCTATTAAGGACATCCTCCTTGATATAGCGGAAAGGGGCAGGAGCTTGGGAGTGATACTGATAGGAGCACAGCAAACTGCGAGCGAGGTGGAGAAGAGAATAGTTGCAAACGCAGCTATTAAGGTAACAGGTAGGCTTGATAGCTCTGAGGTGCTCAGCAAGGAGTATGAGTTCCTTACAGGTAACTTCAGGCAAAGGGCTATCATGCTCAAGAAGGGTAGCATGATCCTTTACCAACCGGACATACCAAACCCCGTGATGATAAACTTCCCCCTTGGACCGTGGGCTACTAAGAAGGAGGAGGTAGAGGAGGAAGTTCATGTTCCAGAGGAGTTTGATAGGTTTTAG
- a CDS encoding N-acetylmuramoyl-L-alanine amidase — protein MFQRSLIGFSVFLLLVIFAFGEIRESTYGIYDGKIRIVFSLTEGRDFKVFTLNDPQRIVVDVYGEYRVGRLQLPVDVKYKVGKHPWGTRIVLYYNRNFSLKYFYLRDPYRIVLDIYRESNELYAEILQIIGEDGRKVTEPKVVVVEENKPPQVKNERKVAEEKVKEDPIASLIEKARFQPVIYEDKVIVVDAGHGGKDPGAIGYGGLREKWVNLAIAKKVAQFLQEDERFKVILTRDGDYFIPLHKRAEIALKNKADLFISIHSDAAPHKNPRAKGTQVFALSYQRAAEKKEQILSSRRYAKLVLGDAADIRSGVVKKVLADLAIDVTLTESVYFARLLSNELKNVIGEDVYFKGINRAGFAVLKTPGIPSVLVETGFITNPSEANKLKDPEFQRKVAWSIYRAIVRYFYGEDFGQKLVKYE, from the coding sequence ATGTTCCAGAGGAGTTTGATAGGTTTTAGTGTTTTCTTGCTGTTGGTAATCTTTGCTTTTGGTGAGATCAGGGAAAGCACCTACGGCATATACGATGGTAAGATACGTATAGTATTCAGTCTCACGGAAGGTCGGGACTTCAAGGTGTTTACCCTGAATGACCCTCAAAGGATAGTCGTTGATGTGTACGGAGAATACAGAGTAGGACGACTACAATTGCCGGTGGATGTAAAGTACAAGGTTGGAAAACACCCGTGGGGCACGAGGATAGTCCTTTACTACAACAGGAACTTCTCCTTGAAGTATTTTTATCTTAGAGACCCTTACAGGATTGTACTTGACATATACAGAGAGAGTAACGAACTGTATGCGGAGATACTCCAGATAATAGGGGAGGATGGTAGGAAGGTAACAGAACCAAAGGTCGTTGTGGTTGAAGAAAATAAACCTCCGCAGGTGAAAAATGAACGAAAGGTAGCCGAAGAGAAAGTTAAGGAGGACCCGATAGCTTCCCTTATTGAGAAAGCCAGGTTTCAGCCTGTCATATATGAAGATAAGGTGATAGTTGTGGACGCAGGACACGGAGGCAAAGATCCAGGTGCCATAGGATATGGAGGGCTGAGAGAAAAGTGGGTAAACCTGGCAATAGCCAAGAAGGTAGCCCAGTTCCTGCAAGAGGATGAGAGGTTCAAGGTTATCCTTACCCGGGACGGCGATTACTTTATACCCCTTCACAAAAGAGCTGAAATAGCCCTGAAGAACAAGGCAGACCTATTTATCAGCATCCACTCTGACGCAGCCCCTCACAAGAATCCCAGAGCAAAGGGTACACAGGTATTTGCTCTCTCCTACCAGAGAGCTGCTGAGAAGAAGGAACAGATATTAAGCAGCAGACGCTATGCAAAACTTGTTCTGGGAGACGCTGCCGATATCCGCTCCGGGGTCGTCAAAAAGGTTCTTGCAGACCTTGCCATTGACGTTACCCTTACGGAGAGTGTTTACTTTGCAAGGCTTCTTTCTAACGAGCTGAAGAACGTAATAGGTGAAGATGTTTACTTTAAAGGTATAAATAGAGCTGGTTTTGCAGTGTTAAAGACTCCAGGCATACCCTCTGTGCTGGTTGAAACAGGCTTCATAACCAATCCATCAGAAGCCAACAAGCTCAAGGACCCCGAGTTTCAAAGGAAGGTTGCCTGGTCTATATACAGGGCTATAGTTCGCTACTTCTATGGAGAGGACTTCGGTCAAAAACTTGTAAAATATGAGTAA